The nucleotide sequence tccaactccAGAACCCTCCCACCTGATTGTGCCGGCTTTGGCACTCCATTTTGTCCGTCGCATTCTACTGAAATTGACAGGTTGTTGCTGGGGAAGAGGTGGTCGAGCATAGCCACACACTCCTTCACGAGTTTGTATAGGAGATCAGTTGTAAAGAATGGCTGCTGCAGCACCTTTTCGATGAAGGGCTGCCTGATAAGTGCTCCTGTTCTCTTGTCATACTTCTTCAGTATTTTCACTAGACCTGAATTCAtcacaacaagaataataaaccatctaaatgagtgcacaaatttaaaaaaaaaaaaaaaagaaccagaAGAAAGGACAGAACAGTTAATCAATAACACTCAGATAATTGTAAACTATAATTAGGCTCTGATCATGACTATGCTAACATGAGTTTCCTTGTTAACAAATTAAGAAATAATGGTTTGGAGAAATTAACAAACAAGACATGTAATATCTAAAACAAATGGGAGAGTTTGATACCTAAATAAACTCAACCTTGTTCAGTCAATGTAAAATCAGTTAAACTGCATTGGTAGTAGGCAAATAACATAAAATTTTCTGTTGTGGAAGTTATAATGAGAGTGGATTGATTGTTTCACCAATGACAAGAGAAATATTACTGtgtgatttgaagaagaaattcAAACATCTATTCTGCTGAATGCTAATTTATCATAACCTAGCAAAACAAATTTACCAAGCTACTCCAACGCCCTTCTTAATCAATCTGATCAATTAGTAAACATGATTGTAGAATAAAACCCATAAATTGCCTCTGAAGCGAAAGTGCTAAGTTTATACTGGACTGAATGTAATTCATACACCATATGGATTGTTTGCAATGAAAATTACAAGctccaaaaaaaaataaaggtttGGAACATAAAGGGATATCAATCCATCACAACTTAGATTGTTTGGAGGATCCACAGAAGTGTATTAATTTACATGTTAGAATACTGAAAATAAGCTACAGTGAAATCTTTAATGTGTACCATGGACTACATAAGaatagatcaagaaaaagttgaatTCTTACGGAAACCTACCCGTGTAGTTAATTACGTgatcttctccttagcctttactttcctttgaacattcttccttgatagtgatcttcaaaatttaattaattgtcaAGATGCATGCTATAAAACTGTTCAAACAATCACTTAGATAAAGCACAAACAATCACTTTGTTTGTGCTTCAAGATCCTACAAAGATTGAATTGCACATGGCAAAGATGTCGTCAGCCTGCAAACTTctcgcttaaatcaatttccaaacatgAAATACTAGTAGCGGTATTGAACTATTTTTCTAGTTGTCAGCCTTTCTTGCAAAGGATGCAGTTTAATTTTCATTGACAGATAACATGTTGCATAAATACTTGACTAGCTGTAATATGAGTATGAAGTACTGGGGGATTAACTGTTGGAGTTATCTTTCAAATGTTGAATTAATGGAGAAGGACCTAACCTATCATAGTTTTCAAATAAAACATCTCAATAACCTGGGAAATGATGGGATAAAATGATTATCACGGCAATTTATATTAAACAAAAAGATATTCCTACTTACATTGCAGGATAAGCCTatgagttttttgaattagatgaTGATGCAGATTGACTGCCTTTTGTTTCCTTGACATTCTCTTTCATATCAGGACAATCTTCATTTTTTGGGTTCAAGGTACTTGAATCCATCTTCTGGACCTCCTCTTTTGTGTATATAAAAATCTGACAGACCATAGCACAAAATTCCCTACAGAAAATTATACAACACCAGTTGTCAACATATCCACTTTATACATAGAAAATGGAAGATATATATACATAAGAGAAGAACATTAGGAATGTAGAAGCATGCTTACTGCCAAGGGTCATCTGCTGATCATGCCTACTTATTATCTAGGATTACCTAACTCAAAAATGCTAAAGGTCAAGGGTTGTTTATGCTCATCTGTGTGGCCCAAAAAGGAAAACAACTTGCTGGAAAATATGAGCAGTAAGTAGATGTACACGGACACTACACTGAAATGCTACAGGCATGCTGGAAACATGAACAACATGCTAGAATTAAGGTTGTCCGGCTGTTCCCATTGATGCAGGCTTAAAACGTGAGCTAGGTGCCAGAATTGGAGGCTGTTCGGTCTAATACAATCGAGGCATATTAATCACAGAAAACTCAGACTTTCCACGCCAATAGGTATAGCTATTCGGCTTGACAAAAccaagcaaggaaaggaaaacTCTAGCATACAATCCTACCCGGCACaggaaaatccgaaagcaaggaaagcaaatcgaagctagcaactcctaccacaggtgagtagtacttacaatgctttcttggacttacaaccgaagggaaaaAAAACTCTAGGGCTTCGGTTAGTTCGGATCTTCAACCTCCCTTGCGCCCACAGACCCTCTTCGATGGGGAAAGCTCGAATCCGTGAGGTTCGCCGGAGAGAAACCTTCACCGGCCTTCGGAGGGAGGAAACTATGGTTTCGGCTTTTCGTTCGGGCAGAGTCGCGCAcgcacgaagaggaagaagagtagcattagggttcgggaaagaaattaaccctttataacctaggttttatttctgccctttactataacttaaatacatctcgctacatacttggttaaTAAATCACGCGcaacccagttggttggctgcgttcggttAAGTTGGGTTTGGCCGggggtcttgggttcgagtctcacctttaatatttttggtcaaaacttctttctttttgtaacatactaaacaacctctaaaaattacgtaaaaatactctaaaaattcttaaaaatctctagaatattttaaaagtatttccaaatatttttatggacttttagaacttgaaatgggaaaaattgggtcgttacattcttGATCTACTAAGGGACTGAATGAGGCTTCAGCCGGCGTTGAGTAACTCTTGGCTGGTGGTTATGTATGCGGGGAGAAGAAGTATCGCGGCGTCGATAGGCGGCGAGGATCAGCGTTGGGTTGGGAAGGAGGGGAAAGGGGAATCGGCAGTGGTGACCTAGCCTCACGCGAACAAAAAAACTCTTTGTTCGTGAGTTTTTTttcgtgaagttaaaaaaaactattatttttttgagattcaacaacattcaatagacaacagtttaataaaactgttgtatattatcatgtaagcaacgctaaaagacaacagttttttaaaatcgttgtctttgacatacattagacaacagttttttaaaaatcgttgtctttgacatacattagacaacagttttttaaaaaccgttgtcatttaaaaaaaattatggtgaacaacaacgattttcaataaaaccgttgttaaatgacaaaaagacaacagtttctcgaaaaactattgtatattaggtgtggttaaatctaaaatttcttgtagtgatggatcaaagcaaaaggtctaggtacacagatcaggtatgatataaaaatatagatacacatgtcagataataaaaatccagagtctagtcctaaactcagtaaaacatggtatgtcacttactctaggaactaaggtactcatgacaATAATCACAAGGTATAAACACGGACACATAACAAGCGataaaacagaacatgctatggttatcaaaccgtgacataccaaagacaaacatgatcattgcttgtagctataaaatactatgcatatccaattgacaatatcataaaagataagtcaagaggtacccgccttcattGCGAAAATCGTGCCAATACACTTCCCACATCGAGGCACTTGTCTCAAATCAACTTCCTGCATAACCATATAATATACAGTTTAGCTAGTTACATAAgcgacaactagctaaacccaaagaTTCAAACCCATATataaaaccctaatcgaaataaTTAATCTCAATTATGTCCTTCTCAAGATTAGATTTATACATAAATCATCTCTAATCCAAAATCAAATCACAACAGTTTTCCAATTCAATTTGGAAAATGATCCATACATCACAACCAAGAAATCAGATCTCCCTTAATCATATAATATGTACAACCCACCCAATATGTAATCAAATAACCAATCTACTACCAAATGGAACAAACACTCAAATAATCAACCACAAATCAGATCTTATCTCAATATAATCTATCATGTATCAATTAATCCTCAATTAACACATCCACGATCAATCACCACTAAACCAATTAAATGTAGAAATGAATTTAactccaaaacttacccaaatttGAATGCTCCTTTGTAGGCTCACAACCGAAGAAAACCTGCCATTGGTAAACAATGGCTGGAGCTAGATGAAACTGCTGCCAGAAAAACCCAATTCCAGTGACACCTTTGTAGACACCCGGCTGAAGAAGCTGCTGCTGGAACCATGAGCAAAGCAGAAGGTAGGGTGACACCGGCGATATAGGGCAACGGGGTGTTGTCCCAGACTAGGGCAGAGAGAAAGGGAAAAGGGTGATGGCCGACCCTAGGTGGCTGCGATGCCAACTCCTCTGCGGTGGCTAGCGACACCGTCGCTGATTCTGCTTCGACGAAGGAATGGCGGCGCTGCTCGGGGCGAGAGAGAGCAGTGGCGTCGGCAGGGCACAATGGCGGCCGGCGGCACTTCCGCGCGGCGGCGgcgcaagggaaagggaaagtcGGCGCTGCTCGtccggaagagaggaagagatggggAAGATCAGCACTTCTCTACCgtcgggagaaggagaggagaaggtaaccgccggcgctaggaggttagggcacgggtgagtttggcggaggagaagaggaatGGCACGCGGGGAAAAAATGAGGGAAAcggcgagggagaggagagaaaaaaataaaagaaaataaaaaaaaaaagaaaaaagaaaagaaaaaggaaatgatttatagaaaataaacatttcctcgttaaaacggggtagtctaaacaggctttcttggGGCACatttttcatccccgtaaactcgtccatacggtctccgtaaaattttagaaaaatttctaaaattttcgaaaaattcccttatcattattcaccatttttcggtattttacactctcccatgtcgtccttctcactagctgcgtcttttgctcgatatcttgtgctcctaagttcctacacacttagacatgagattaaacacaacaggacctaacctaacttgtttgatcatattaaaataaCCCTGGGATACCAAAAGTAGAAGAGTACATCAGTGGACAAGAAGGACACACGTGATGCTtgtgagggacgagaagctagtgAGGAAGACTACTTGAGGAGAAAGCTGGAGTTGGGTTCTTTTGAGCTAAACTCTGGACGGCCAAAGAATCAGCCAAGCGACCGGATGAGAAAATGGTTACCTTTAGAGTTGACTGTGTTTAGGTGCCTCGACTACTTCGGAGTTGACCATATCCAGTCACCTGGACCAAGCCCAAGCGCCCGAAATCTAGGTGTTCGGATCATTTTGGACACGTCAGTGAGCCATTGTGAAGAAGATCAACACTGGAGTCCACATCAGCCGACTCCAAATGTCTGGACAGGGTCTATACACCTAGGAAGTGAAGATCTGTTGGAAAGAAGTCGTTACGGAGTGGATCAAGTCAATGATGTTCAGGTGCCCAGACTATGTCCAGGAGCCCGGGAGGTGCGATGTCAGCTAACGGCTAACTTTGACTAGTGAGCTATAAAAAGTGTCCAGATGCCTAGACTACTTCAGAGTTGACCGTCTCTAAGCACTTGGActaggtccaagcgcccggatcaTTTCGACCATGTTAGCGAGCCATTGTGAAGAAGATCAGCATTGGAATCCAAGTCAGCCGACTACAAGTGTTGGACTCGGTCCATGCACCCGGGAAGTGAAGATCTGTTGAAAAGAAGCCGTTATGGAGTGGATCGAGTCAATGATATCCAGGCACCCAGATTGGGTCCAAGAGCTTAGGAGGTGCCACGTCAGCCATGGCCGACTTCGACTAGTGAGTTATAAATAGAGCACTAGTGCTCGAAGTTGAGTACAACACACTCTATTtgatttttgtttcttgttttaaGTGTTCGTGCTTCACTTTCTATAAAAGGCTACTCCGCCGACAACAAAGGAGAATTTTAGTAAGTTTTCATTTtctttgaattaacaaccaccctttttgtaaccaagtaaatattctaCCTCTTACTTTCATCTTTatgttatttaattttaattaacatGTGTTTTGGACTTGATAAGTTAAATAGCAAGAGAAGTGTTAATTTGATttgcaaggctattcacccctcttcCCCACTCCTCCTCCAGTAGGCCTATCGGGAtcttcaattggtatcaaacCCAACcattttagaaggactaaccatcgaCTAAAATAACAAGACGATGGTTAGATTGAGCATTCACCCACTAAAGTTCTAGGGGGATTTCGCGATatggaaaaagaaaatattgGTATTTTATAAAACTAATTTCGACAGTTTGCTAACTATTAAGTATGATTTTACAACACCTAGAGATCAACATGGAGAAGACAAGGTAGAACATCTCTAGAACAAAAAGGTGTAAGCAAACTTTGTGACCAACGACAAAGTAGAATTCTATCTACTGAGTATATTGTCAccccaagaagtcaaccggatcagtcCCTATGACTCCAcaaaagagctctgggagaaattcttggaattACATGAAGGTATATATGAAGCAAAGCTTGCTAATAGAGATCTGCTCAAAAATCGACTTAGTAACCTCTGGCTTGAAAAAAGATAAATAGTTACTCAGCTACACATCAAACTCAAGGAGTTAATCACCAGACTCACCAATCTCAGAGAAATTGTGACAAATCGAGGCTCATTAAGATATGCACTTAATGTATTCCCGAGGACCCCAGACTAGACAtcaatagtagactcctactatatctctaaggatcttgaggtaagtaacttagaaagtttattttctaccttaGAATTATACGAGACTCGATGTGCAAGCTTAGGAAAGGAAAAGGACCCGAACCAGAATCTAGCTCTGAAAGCCAAGAAAGATAAATTGGATTTTGACACATCCCTCAACAAAGATGAAAGAGCATATAtggtaataaaatttttaaagctcTTTAAATCTAATAATTTTGATAAGTCACAGGCTAAGAAGCTTCTACTAAATAAACAAAAAGTATGATGCTACAACAGCAATAAGAAGGGATACATCAAAGACATTTGCCCTAGattgaagaacaaggagaaaGGAATACGAAGGTCCAAACATAAGAATCTCAAAGCTACATGGGACGAGTTGTCATTGGAAGAGTTCGGACTCAAAGAATACATTATACTAGCATTAATGGctagtcaccaagaagaagatgacAAAGTCACTTCCGAGGAGAGTATTGATGAAGGAGAAGCGTCTATTGACAAGTCCGagacggtaagtgaggtacgtaaccTTCCTTCCAATCAATTATATGAATGTATTAAAATGCTAAGTAAATCACTTTGTAAAACTAGGACAAAGTATATAGATTCAAAGAAAAATTATGCATgcctaattgaaaattttgaccaacttaagaataaaaatataaaattaaaagaacaaatagaattatttaaaaaaaaggtCCTGCATGCTTAAACTCAAATTTCTCATgattttcaaattttagaaattatagagcaCTTAAATGGTATGTTAGAAACCATAAGATCAAATTACGAAAGTGCCTAAAATTATattcttagaaaatatttaattaatctagtaGGTGGAAATTTATTTTAGATTCCTAAATCATACTTAgactattaaattaattttatatgcatgcttaaatttaatttagtttaatttttatatttttagcaaaattaattattttataaactttcggttcatattttctatttaattttttttctgtaATAATAAATTATGTTTTCTATTAGCTTAAAAGTTTTTGAGATTTTTTAACATtgctataattttttataaatttttaatagaaaaaatataattttaatatttaaaattttttggagattaattttgaaaaaaaaactaattttttagcTAAAGACCGTTATAGTTTGAATATTCAGAAAAATCAAccgattttttaagttaaaatctaattttaagtatttatattcaaaaataactattttatttaaaaattactttttctagataaaagaaaaaaaattgtttttgaaaatttttctcatgGTTCGAATAATTATGCTTAATATTAACAAAATTTTCAagatgttttcaaaatttaaaaattatttttgcataaacatagaattaattgataaaaattactatctttgaaaaaaaatttcagtAAAAAGATATATTCTTGTTTACTCTATTTAAAATCCctagaaaaatttctcaatattttttaaatttttttcatatttttcctaataattttttttaccggACCAAAAGGGGAGAAATTAAGGATCAAGTTAAGGGGGAGGTATagcattttttatatttattacaaaaaaaaattattaaattataaatttatttgttttagaataaattacttttattttttgtttaccctaacataacttggattgatgcattTAAAAAATGAGGACATTGTAAATACCCCAGATCAGTTTTGATGTAATTGACCAAGTCAAATTAGGCTCTGCGATTTTgatcccttgtgtctaagtatgcagagacttagaaacacaagaactCGAGCGAAAGATGTAGTGACCAAGAAGGATGACATAGGAAGCGAGTCGATAGACTCAGTGCATCCGGGAGACGAGAAGTTGGGGAAGAGTGAATTAGCGGACGACAAGGACGCATGTGGCGcttccgatggacgagaagccaaggagaaagactgctcgaggagaagacatAAGTTTGGTTTGAGTGGGCTCAAGTTTGAACGGCCaaagaatcacccaagcgaccggacTTGAAAACGGTCAACTTTAGAGTTGATCGTGTCCAGGCGCATGGACCAGGTCCAAGCACTCGGAATCCAAGAGCCCGGATCATTTCGGCCACGTCAGCAAGTCGTTACAAAGAAGATCAACACTGGAGTCCACCTCAGctaactccaggcgcccggaataggtCTAGGCGCCCGAATCATTTCTGCCACGTTAACGAGCCATTACAAAGAAGATCTACACTGGAGTCCACGTCAATCGACTCCAAGAGCCCGGGAAGTGAAGATCTGTTGGAAAGAAATCATTGCAAACTGGATCGAGTCGACGATGTCCAGGCGCCCGAAGGTGCCACATCAGCCAACGGCTAACTTCGATTGatgagctataaatagagccctagtgCTTGGAGTTGAGTACGACACGCTCTATACTTGATTTCGTTTCTCATTTTAAGTGTATGTGCTTCACTTTCTGTAAGAGGATACTCCGCCCACAATGAAAGGAGAATTTTAGTAagttttcatttgtcttggattaacaatcatttcgattgtaatcaagtaaatattCTGCCTCTTATTTTCATctttatattatttaattttaattaatgtgTGTTTTTTTCTTAATAAGTTAGATAGCAAGAGAACTGCTAATTTGATTTGTAGGACTATTCATCTCCCTCCCTTCTAGCTGATCTTCCGGGACCTTCACCACCGACCTAGCACTCCTCTCGACCCCATTGATCCAAAGCTCCTCTCATCTTCACTTATCTGACAAACTTACTTCATTCGACTCGATCCGTTTTAGTGGGCTAAGCTCTTTGACCCAACTAATTATCTATCTTATGGATCTATACCAACACTTGAATTGATGTAGCATGTGGGTTGGTACATGAAGTGCCAGAGCTTATTAAGCAATGTGATTATACTAATGTGAATATGAGTGATATGATACGGTGAAAATAGTAATATTTTTCCTATTATAAAATGGCATTCCATTAATGAGGAAAGAGTTATTATTCTCCTTCATCATTATTTAAAAGGGCCTGCTCACATAGGAAAAGACACACTTATGCATTTGCACACATTTACATCAACATGCATATCTATTGTTCATCATTTACATTTTATCTATCATCAGAAATCTAATTGAGTGTCGGTGTGATTGAGCCAAAACACTCTCGACTTTCATTCTAATCctctttttctctctctctttcttcttctcaagaTCGGCGAACATTTTGACGGCCCACTCCTCTTGGCGATCGATGACTTCATTAATATTAGGAACAACTTATTGGTAACTCATCCTTCGATGATCTCGAACAAGAACAGTTATGATTCAATATGAATAATCTAGCTCCATGTATGTTACTTTCAAACTTTCATTATCGAACTAAACTCATTTAAAAGGAGctacttttttactttttctcaTTCCCTTTTTCAAGAATAGTTACCATGGATTTGGAATGTTGCCTTTCGCTGATCTAGACCCAATCCCGGTTTAAAGTTGGTGATTCAATCGTTCGAAACCGTTAATTTGATGATTCCTGTGGGTCAACTTTTAGCATTAACTTTAACCGTCCAAGATGACTATATGATTCACGGTTCAAAATCGTCGGTACAAGAATCATCgcagttcaagattattatattaaaaaatataaaaattgtaaattcattaaaaaaaataaatgatgaaCTTACTTATGTCTCAGATATTATCATCAATAAATTAGATATTATATTCCTCATTGGATTAACTATTTCTTTGCTATTCTTAGATTAAGATGATAAATTTCTTGCTTCTATTGTAATTGAAGAGTTAAAGTTGAAAAccattgaaattttgaaattgagaaatgagaaggaagaagatgacgtggaaataataaaataataaaataatttcaacggttacaaaaaaaaaaaaaaaaatcatctttcCCCAACAATATATACTTAGCTCATACACTTCAGAGTAAGCAATTGCTTACCTTGACAACAAATTAATGGTCTCTGCAGCGTTTTTCTCAAACCTTCAAAATGCCAGGCATGTGGATGGGAATGGTTCATTCTTCAGTTCTTTGAATACATTATCAAATAGAATTATATAACTAAGTTCGTAAAATATAAACATGGGGTGGTGGCGCAGTTGGCTAGCGCGTAGGTCTCATAGCTAAAGTTGAGAAATCCTGAGGTCGAGAGTTCGAGCCTCTCTCACCCCATCTTTTTTTTTAAGACAAAATTTTGATCAAAGGTATGCATTGTACTGATTCTCGATTAGATTTAGTGAAAGCATTCATCATTCATCAATGTTTTAAACCTATAAAAAGCAAATTAATGACACGGAGCTTTCAAGGCGAGATATGGATTATACAATCAAGAAACTTTTCTAAAAAAAACATGATCCAAAACAAGGAATCACATGAATGGGGCTCTTACAGGCTAAGCCTCAATGCCGTCGACAACAGAAATGCATTGCCACTATCAATTAGAGACGATTAAGGCCAAGAGAACTGCCATTGGAATCACATGAATCGTAATTTTTCTGGCCTTCAAATGTGGCATACAGCTTGGCTGATGCCTCAAGCTTCAAGCCTCGGTTGGCAGGTAACTGTCAGGAGAATTAAGGGGGTCGCTGACTGCATCACCAGCACTATATGCATGGCCCTGCGCCTCTGCATTTCTATATCACCATGCCACAACAAACACATTCTTCAATTGTTTGAGCTTTAATTTAAGTTGATCTTGGCCCTTCCTGAAATTGTAGTCCTGTCTCCTTGCTCGCCATGATCAACCCAGTTGAATTAATCCCTTCATCACCTACTTAGTGCACTAGTAATGCCCCATGCCAAACCTTTGCGTACCAGAGCAGCTAAGCTTTT is from Zingiber officinale cultivar Zhangliang chromosome 7B, Zo_v1.1, whole genome shotgun sequence and encodes:
- the LOC122004238 gene encoding SPX domain-containing protein 1-like — encoded protein: MSRKQKAVNLHHHLIQKTHRLILQCLVKILKKYDKRTGALIRQPFIEKVLQQPFFTTDLLYKLVKECVAMLDHLFPSNNLSISVECDGQNGVPKPAQSGGRVLELEEIKYMQSLYMKRTVAALRSLKHIRSKSSTIKTD